The segment CTGCTCTTTCCGCGGCCGGCCTGGCTCGGGTTCTTCGCAGTGACGCTGCTGCTGGCCGTGCCGCGCCTGCTGATGGCGGTGCCGGGCGACCCCGGCGCTCCCCCGGAACACCAGTACCCACGGTGGTTGATCGGCTGGATGTCGGGCACGGACTTCCCGCCCTGGTTCTGGATCAAAAACACAGGCCTCCTCTGGCCGCTGCTCTTGCTCGCTCTGCTGAGCCCGCTGGCGCTGCGCGGACGCGCCCGGCTGCTGATCGCGCCCTTCAGCCTGGTGTTCCTGGCCGCCAACCTGGTGAAGTTCCAGCCCTGGGATTGGGACAACAGCAAACTGCTCGTCTTCTGGTACATGGCCAGCGCGGTGGCGGTGGGCGCGCTGCTCGTCCGCCTCGCCCGGGCGCACCCGCTGGGCGGCGTTCTCGCGGGGGCGGTCTGGCTGAGCCTGGTCGCCTCCGGCGTCTTCTCGCTGATGCAATTCCTGCCCCCGCAAGGGCCCGCGTATACCTGGTTCACGAGCGAAGAGGTGCAGCTCGCCGCGGCGGTGCGCCGGCAGACGCCCCCGCATGCGGTGTTCGTAACCGGCGAGGAGCCAACCAATCCGGTCGCCGACCTGGCCGGGCGCCCCGTCCTGATGAGCTACCCTGGTTGGCTCTGGAGCTATGGAATCAACTACGCGCAGCGGGAGGCGGACATCGCCCGCATCTACAAGGGCGGGCCGGATACGCTCAGCCTGCTCAGCCAATATCATGCCGACTACATCGTGATCGGGCCGAGTGAACGGAGCGCTTTTCAGCCCAACGCCGACTATTTCAACGGGCAGTTCCGGCTGTTGCTGCACACGCCGAACTACGACATCTATGCGGTGCACTGAGGCGGCTAGAATGCAGGCGTGTTGATCCGCTTCCTGGTCCACGTCGTCGCCCTGCTGTTCGTCTTCTACGTGGTCTGGGGCATTCGCGGAGGAACCCTCTGGGCGGCGGTCGTCATGGCGCTGATCCTGGCGCTGGTCAATACCATCATCCGGCCGGTCCTCCTGATCCTGACCCTACCGGTCACGCTCCTGACGCTCGGACTGTTTGTCATCGTCCTCAACGCGCTGCTGTTCGGCCTCTCCTTCGCCGTCCTGAACGGCATCATGAACCTGCACATCGCGCTGAGCTTCGGCCAGATCCTGATCGGCTACCTGATCTACGCGATCGCCAGCTTCGTGCTG is part of the Candidatus Dormiibacterota bacterium genome and harbors:
- a CDS encoding phage holin family protein, with product MLIRFLVHVVALLFVFYVVWGIRGGTLWAAVVMALILALVNTIIRPVLLILTLPVTLLTLGLFVIVLNALLFGLSFAVLNGIMNLHIALSFGQILIGYLIYAIASFVLTRLL